In Tenrec ecaudatus isolate mTenEca1 chromosome 4, mTenEca1.hap1, whole genome shotgun sequence, a single window of DNA contains:
- the GVQW3 gene encoding LOW QUALITY PROTEIN: protein GVQW3 (The sequence of the model RefSeq protein was modified relative to this genomic sequence to represent the inferred CDS: inserted 1 base in 1 codon): protein MSDRYLEQRISIKFCVKLHKSASETHHLLKAAYGDGVMSRARVFDWHKRFKEGREDVRDDARSGRPVTHRTXENIQKVKELACSNRLLTVRMMAEELNLDKETVRLILKENLNMKQVSAKAVPGGLKDERRPRKPDFPCDLSKGEREISSSVRGKVTGPETWSHLLREADREMPLPASHSRTQSSASQLFLPASPSRRLASRVVQDWLPPW from the exons TTGCGTGAAGTTGCACAAGTCTGCAAGCGAGACGCACCACCTTTTAAAAGCAGCTTACGGCGACGGAGTCATGTCCCGAGCCAGGGTTTTTGACTGGCACAAAAGGTTTAAAGAAGGGCGGGAAGATGTTCGAGACGACGCACGGAGCGGGCGGCCCGTCACGCACCGGA GCGAAAATATCCAGAAGGTCAAGGAGTTGGCCTGTTCCAACCGGCTGTTAACGGTGAGGATGATGGCCGAAGAGTTGAATTTGGATAAAGAAACGGTTAGACTTATTCTGAAAGAAAACTTGAACATGAAGCAAGTGTCTGCAAAGGCGGTGCCAGGTGGTTTGAAGGATGAGCGCAGACCCCGAAAACCGGACTTTCCGTGCGATCTCtcaaagggagagagggaaattaGCTCATCTGTGAGGGGAAAGGTGACAGGTCCTGAAACGTGGAGTCATCTCCTGAGGGAGGCAGATCGGGAAATGCCTCTGCCAGCCTCCCATTCCAGAACCCAGTCCTCTGCCAGCCAGCTGTTTCTGCCGGCGTCTCCTTCTAGAAGGCTGGCCTCCAGGGTAGTCCAGGATTGGCTCCCACCATGGTGA